A part of Deinococcus aerius genomic DNA contains:
- a CDS encoding carboxymuconolactone decarboxylase family protein has protein sequence MTDGNRAGAEERAGTARGQIFGEQEERILARLAALDPDLMRYVRDFAYDTVYERPGLDLKTKELVASALLVSLGSPTELRTHLRGALRAGATEAEVREVLLLCVPYLGFPRVVAAFTQLQALLDARQAGQEKTPTREE, from the coding sequence ATGACAGACGGCAACAGGGCTGGGGCAGAGGAGCGCGCGGGAACGGCCCGGGGCCAGATTTTCGGCGAGCAGGAGGAGCGCATCCTGGCCCGGCTCGCCGCCCTCGACCCCGACCTGATGCGGTATGTGCGCGACTTCGCCTACGACACCGTGTACGAGCGGCCCGGCCTGGACCTGAAGACCAAGGAACTCGTCGCCTCGGCCCTGCTGGTGTCGCTGGGCAGCCCGACGGAACTGCGGACTCACCTGCGCGGCGCCCTTCGCGCCGGGGCGACCGAGGCCGAGGTCCGCGAGGTGCTGCTCCTGTGCGTGCCGTACCTGGGTTTCCCCCGCGTGGTGGCCGCGTTCACCCAGCTTCAGGCGCTGCTCGACGCCCGGCAAGCGGGACAGGAAAAGACCCCCACCCGCGAGGAGTGA
- a CDS encoding OmpH family outer membrane protein: MRKAFLILPLALLTTVPHAQQRKGRVGFVDVQRVVATLPGSSGYLSLSKKVDADLAKKQARIQQLAAKAAATRSAADQQALGHAQRDFLATQKGHQSRLSTAFAPLASKVNAAVASAAKSNGYSVVLDRRIAAQSRLVVYANAQATDLTAAVIKALKK; this comes from the coding sequence ATGAGAAAAGCATTCCTGATCCTGCCGCTCGCGCTGCTGACGACCGTGCCCCACGCCCAGCAGCGCAAGGGCCGCGTCGGCTTCGTGGACGTGCAGCGGGTCGTGGCGACCCTGCCCGGCAGCAGCGGCTACCTCAGCCTGAGCAAGAAGGTGGACGCCGACCTGGCGAAGAAGCAGGCGCGGATTCAGCAGCTCGCCGCCAAGGCCGCCGCCACCCGCAGCGCCGCCGACCAGCAGGCCCTGGGGCACGCGCAGCGCGATTTCCTGGCGACCCAGAAGGGCCACCAGAGCCGCCTGAGCACCGCGTTCGCACCCCTGGCAAGCAAGGTCAACGCCGCCGTTGCCAGCGCCGCGAAGAGCAACGGCTACTCGGTCGTGCTCGACCGCCGCATCGCGGCCCAGTCCCGGCTGGTCGTGTACGCCAACGCCCAGGCGACCGACCTCACCGCCGCCGTCATCAAGGCGCTGAAGAAGTAA
- a CDS encoding OmpH family outer membrane protein yields the protein MKMNAKALAPIALVAAFGLGTLAPHAQTTPQKIGFVNVQAILNAQDAGKQLGDLQKKADAELGDLQKQIQAIDAKGTAATAADKDKRAQLVSTYQARGKAYNDQMTALQPKLSAAEKAADAAIKSAATANGYSIVMDSGVAAQGLVVYADNSTDLTSAALKALK from the coding sequence ATGAAGATGAACGCCAAGGCGCTCGCCCCCATCGCCCTCGTGGCCGCATTCGGCCTGGGGACGCTGGCCCCGCACGCCCAGACGACCCCCCAGAAGATCGGCTTCGTGAACGTGCAGGCCATCCTGAACGCGCAGGACGCCGGGAAGCAACTGGGCGACCTCCAGAAGAAGGCGGACGCTGAACTCGGCGATCTCCAGAAGCAGATTCAGGCCATCGACGCCAAGGGCACTGCGGCCACCGCCGCCGACAAGGACAAGCGCGCCCAGCTCGTCAGCACCTACCAGGCGCGCGGCAAGGCGTACAACGACCAGATGACGGCCCTCCAGCCCAAGCTCTCCGCTGCTGAGAAGGCCGCCGACGCGGCGATCAAGAGCGCGGCCACGGCCAACGGCTACAGCATCGTGATGGACAGCGGTGTGGCGGCCCAGGGTCTGGTCGTGTACGCGGACAACAGCACCGACCTGACGAGCGCGGCCCTCAAGGCCCTCAAGTAA
- a CDS encoding CBS and ACT domain-containing protein, whose translation MLVSDWMTPDPITVTPDTPVMDALKILKERGFRRLPVMDGDRLVGITTRKDLKDAMPSKATTLSVWELNYLLSKLTVSEMMARPVITADESEHMEDAALRMQEYGVGGLPVLDASGKMTGIITITDVLRAFIDIMGLREGGVRLTLDMPDQPGSLARAADAAQPSNIISVATYGHRDQGGQPRRRFVMRVTGEGAREARTRAREAGIDVLE comes from the coding sequence ATGCTCGTAAGTGATTGGATGACCCCGGACCCCATCACCGTGACGCCCGACACGCCCGTGATGGACGCCCTGAAGATCCTCAAGGAGCGGGGCTTCCGCCGCCTGCCCGTGATGGACGGGGACCGGCTGGTGGGCATCACCACCCGCAAGGATCTCAAGGACGCGATGCCCAGCAAGGCGACCACCCTGAGCGTGTGGGAGCTGAACTACCTCCTGAGCAAGCTGACGGTCAGCGAGATGATGGCGCGCCCCGTGATCACCGCCGACGAGAGCGAACACATGGAGGACGCCGCGCTGCGGATGCAGGAGTACGGGGTGGGCGGCCTGCCCGTGCTGGACGCCTCGGGGAAGATGACCGGGATCATCACGATCACCGACGTGCTGCGCGCCTTTATCGACATCATGGGGCTCAGGGAGGGCGGCGTGCGCCTGACCCTCGACATGCCCGACCAGCCCGGCAGCCTGGCGCGGGCCGCCGATGCCGCGCAGCCCAGCAACATCATCAGCGTGGCGACCTACGGCCACCGCGACCAGGGCGGCCAGCCCCGCCGCCGCTTCGTGATGCGCGTGACCGGCGAGGGCGCCCGCGAGGCCCGCACCCGGGCGCGCGAGGCGGGCATCGACGTGCTGGAGTGA